From a region of the Halobacteriovorax sp. HLS genome:
- a CDS encoding YiiX/YebB-like N1pC/P60 family cysteine hydrolase — MKRLLLTISFVLSINALSAMPKLKVGDIILLDLDCYSCQVIEDETNSRFSHSGVVISDGRELYVAQSLSNVHHLKVNDFLRMTKKFIVKRPVVNIDRFKKYHWQVYKRNYYQLPFDYLYLWDDESLYCSEFIYKFMNALIDFKNFEVAPMDFSNNWNYWEDHFGTTPPQDMPGISPEDFNKSKDFKLIYDSVK, encoded by the coding sequence ATGAAAAGGCTACTTCTTACAATATCATTCGTTCTTTCAATTAATGCGCTCTCTGCTATGCCTAAATTAAAAGTTGGGGATATTATTCTGCTTGATTTAGATTGCTATAGCTGTCAAGTAATTGAAGATGAAACCAATAGCAGGTTTTCACACTCTGGTGTTGTAATTAGTGATGGAAGAGAATTATATGTGGCCCAATCGCTGTCGAATGTTCACCATCTAAAAGTTAACGACTTTCTAAGAATGACCAAGAAATTTATTGTTAAAAGACCAGTTGTTAATATCGATCGTTTTAAAAAATATCACTGGCAAGTCTATAAAAGAAATTACTATCAACTTCCTTTTGACTATCTCTACTTATGGGATGACGAATCTCTATACTGCTCCGAATTTATCTACAAGTTTATGAATGCTTTAATAGACTTTAAAAACTTTGAGGTAGCGCCTATGGATTTTTCTAATAACTGGAATTACTGGGAAGATCACTTTGGTACAACGCCACCTCAGGATATGCCGGGCATATCTCCTGAGGACTTCAACAAGTCAAAAGACTTTAAACTAATCTACGACTCAGTAAAGTAG
- a CDS encoding GatB/YqeY domain-containing protein, whose translation MSDSIKDIVSSQIIAAMKAKDKVRLNALRYLKKLFIENDTAKKVVPEIDIVISYTKKVKDSISLYPQGSSQRAELEAEVAVLSEFLPKQLEESEVQAMIDTLKSSQENPNMGSLMKELQTKTKGQFDGKKLSQMVQASLK comes from the coding sequence ATGAGTGATTCGATTAAAGATATCGTCAGTTCGCAAATTATAGCTGCAATGAAGGCCAAAGATAAAGTGCGTCTCAATGCTTTAAGATATTTAAAAAAGCTCTTTATTGAAAATGATACTGCCAAAAAGGTTGTTCCAGAGATTGATATCGTGATCTCTTATACGAAGAAAGTAAAAGATTCTATTTCTTTATATCCGCAAGGAAGTTCTCAAAGAGCAGAATTAGAGGCCGAGGTCGCTGTTCTCAGCGAGTTTTTACCAAAACAATTAGAAGAAAGTGAAGTTCAGGCCATGATTGATACTTTAAAATCTTCACAAGAAAACCCTAATATGGGCTCATTAATGAAAGAGCTACAGACAAAGACTAAAGGTCAATTTGATGGTAAAAAACTGTCTCAAATGGTTCAAGCATCGTTAAAATAA
- a CDS encoding M14-type cytosolic carboxypeptidase, producing MKITDSFDSGNIRVLDCSDPNNIQLEIKKDHQSDFFQWFHFQVQATPGTKLKLRIMNAHESAYVPGWKDYKAVASYDKLDWFRVETTSFDGKELVIEFTPQFSSTRFCYFAPYSNERHLDLLESSQLDVKCTSFSLGETLDGREMTLLKVGSGEKKVWMTARQHPGESMAEWFVEGFLETLLNEAEPISRKVLEKASFYIVPNMNPDGSFRGHLRTNAAGINLNREWQTPSLEKSPEVFHVRNMMDDVGVDLFLDIHGDENLPYNFVAGCEGNASFTDEIERLGNLFREAFVLSSPDFQTEFGYPVNKKGEGNMTVATNAVSDRFNCLAFTLEMPFKDNAKLPCPKYGWSPQRSKILGRDILRPILTVLEQI from the coding sequence ATTAAAATTACAGACAGCTTTGATAGTGGAAATATTAGAGTATTAGATTGCTCTGACCCAAATAATATCCAATTAGAAATTAAAAAAGATCACCAATCAGACTTCTTTCAATGGTTTCACTTCCAAGTGCAAGCTACTCCTGGAACAAAGCTTAAGTTGAGAATTATGAACGCACACGAGAGTGCTTATGTCCCTGGTTGGAAAGATTATAAGGCCGTTGCAAGTTACGATAAATTAGACTGGTTTAGAGTAGAGACAACTTCATTTGATGGCAAAGAATTAGTCATAGAATTTACTCCTCAGTTCAGTAGTACTCGTTTTTGTTACTTCGCTCCTTACAGTAATGAGAGGCATTTAGATTTACTAGAAAGCTCTCAATTAGATGTTAAGTGTACTTCTTTCTCTTTAGGAGAAACTCTTGATGGAAGGGAGATGACTTTATTAAAAGTGGGAAGCGGAGAAAAGAAGGTTTGGATGACCGCACGTCAACACCCTGGTGAGTCTATGGCAGAGTGGTTTGTTGAAGGATTTTTAGAAACCTTACTCAATGAGGCTGAGCCGATATCTCGAAAAGTACTAGAGAAGGCGAGCTTTTATATTGTGCCTAATATGAACCCTGACGGTTCATTTAGAGGACATTTACGCACGAATGCTGCTGGCATAAACCTTAATCGTGAGTGGCAAACTCCTAGTCTAGAGAAAAGCCCAGAGGTTTTCCATGTGAGAAATATGATGGATGATGTGGGAGTTGACCTCTTCTTAGATATTCATGGAGATGAAAATCTTCCGTACAACTTTGTTGCTGGCTGTGAGGGAAATGCGAGTTTCACTGATGAAATTGAGCGCCTTGGAAATTTATTTAGAGAAGCTTTTGTTCTTTCATCTCCAGACTTTCAAACAGAGTTTGGTTATCCTGTGAATAAGAAAGGTGAGGGGAATATGACTGTTGCAACTAATGCTGTCAGTGATAGATTTAACTGCTTGGCCTTTACTTTAGAGATGCCCTTTAAAGATAATGCTAAATTACCATGTCCTAAATATGGATGGTCACCACAAAGAAGTAAAATTCTTGGAAGAGATATTCTGAGACCTATTCTTACTGTACTAGAGCAAATCTAA